The Treponema sp. OMZ 790 genome includes the window TGCTCTTGCTTCAATGTCAGCCGGATACATAGGTATGCGCGTTGCAACACAAGCAAACTCACGCACAACACAAGCCGCCAAGGATCAAGGCTTAAACGGAGCTTTAAAAGTTGCTTTTTCAGGCGGAAGCGTTATGGGAATGAGCGTTGTCGGTCTTGCATTTATAGGTCTTTTTATCGTTCTTATTCTCTCTACTTCAATGTTGGGAACTGAAGAAAATACCCTTAAAGATATTATTTTACCCTTAGCAACAGCTTTTTCATTAGGAGCTTCATCTATTGCCCTTTTCTCACGTGTAGGCGGCGGTATTTATACAAAGGCTGCCGACGTAGGAGCCGACCTTGTAGGAAAGGTTGAAGCAGGTATCCCCGAAGATGACCCCCGAAACCCTGCCACTATTGCCGATAATGTAGGTGATAACGTAGGTGACGTTGCAGGCATGGGCGCAGACCTCTTTGAGTCCTTTGTAGGCTCATTGGTAGGTGCTATGATTTTAGGTTTAATCGTAAACACTCCGGATTCTTCTTTAAAGATGAAGATGATGATACTACCCTTGTTGATTTCGGTTGCAGGACTCGCTGCTTCCTTAATCGGAACTTTCTTCGTAAGAGCAAAACCGGGTTCGAATCCTCAAAAAGCTCTCAACACAGGAACATTTGGAGCCGCAATCATCGCTACGATTTTTGTCTTCTTCCTCGTAAAATTCGTTATGGGAGAAGATACGTTTAACGGAACTCAAACTTATTTACACGTTTTTGCTTCTACGGTAATCGGTCTTGCCGCAGGTGTTCTAATCGGTATCATAACCGAATTCTACACAGGAACCGGAAAAAAACCCGTTAAAGACATTGTCGATTCTTGTGAAACAGGTGCAGCTACCACGATTATTTCAGGTTTAGCAGTAGGTATGAGAAGCGCCTTCCCCGTAATGATTTTAATCGGAGCTTCAATCTTTTCAAGCTTTATGCTCGCAGGCCTTTACGGTGTAGGTATAGCCGCTGTAGGTATGTTGGTAACCTTAGGAATCCAGCTTGCAGTTGATGCTTACGGCCCAATCGCCGACAACGCAGGCGGTCTTGCCGAGATGGCCGAGTTCCCCAAGGATGTCCGAAATATCACAGACAGTCTTGATGCCGTAGGAAACACCACGGCCGCTATAGGAAAAGGCTTTGCCATCGGATCAGCTGC containing:
- a CDS encoding sodium-translocating pyrophosphatase; protein product: MSISLALYAVLGGGIAALAYALVRTLWIYKQKVSDQALKEIGGHIADGAMAFLRREYITLLPFIAIVAVFLAIGNKGALKFQSLSFLLGALASMSAGYIGMRVATQANSRTTQAAKDQGLNGALKVAFSGGSVMGMSVVGLAFIGLFIVLILSTSMLGTEENTLKDIILPLATAFSLGASSIALFSRVGGGIYTKAADVGADLVGKVEAGIPEDDPRNPATIADNVGDNVGDVAGMGADLFESFVGSLVGAMILGLIVNTPDSSLKMKMMILPLLISVAGLAASLIGTFFVRAKPGSNPQKALNTGTFGAAIIATIFVFFLVKFVMGEDTFNGTQTYLHVFASTVIGLAAGVLIGIITEFYTGTGKKPVKDIVDSCETGAATTIISGLAVGMRSAFPVMILIGASIFSSFMLAGLYGVGIAAVGMLVTLGIQLAVDAYGPIADNAGGLAEMAEFPKDVRNITDSLDAVGNTTAAIGKGFAIGSAALTAIILFTSFKEQAGVASVDITNINVLVGVLLGGVFPFLFSALTMSAVGKAAHKMIEEVRRQFKQHPGILENTEKPDYKRCVDISTQAALKEMVIPGLAAIITPILVGFAGGPAMLIGLLTGVTVSGVVLAVFMSNAGGAWDNAKKMIEGGIAGGKGSPSHKAAVVGDTVGDPFKDTSGPSINILIKLMSMVSLVIAPMLKLYWG